In the genome of Zobellia nedashkovskayae, the window TTCCATTGATTCCAAACGGTTGTAATATACTGATGGTCAGGTGTCCAAGTGTGTTGGTGTAATTGTCTCCAAATTCCGTTGTCTCCCCAGTCAGAACCTCTAGTAGGAACTAAAAGTTCGTCGGTGGTCACTTCGCTCAAAGCAAATAAGTTAGCTTGGTCACCAATGTATCCATTAATCTGGTTGTACATAGCAGTAACAGAACTTGCAGCTTCTTCCGCGGTTTGTATTCCCTCAAAATTGGTAACCAATAAAGAGTCCGTTTCTTCAACCTCAAGGTCGCTACATGAGGATAGTACTGATAGGGCCAAGGCCGGAAGTATCAGAATCTTCGATGTATTTTTAATATATTTTATCATTGCTCTTTTTTTTTAATTTAGAATCTAGCATTTATTCCTAAGGTGAATGTTCGAGGTCTTGGGAAAGAAGTATAATCTATACCTTGACTCGGTATTCCTCCTGTAAAATCCCCATCTGAAGAAGTCGATGATGAAACTTCTGGGTCTAAGCCACTATAATCGGTAATCAAAAATAAGTTTTGACCGGTAAGTGATAATCTTAGGCTGTTTAGAGCTCCTTTTCCACTTAGTGGTACATTGTACCCAATACTCGCATTTTGCATACGAACGAAATCACCTTTTTCTAAATATAGTGTAGAAACTTCTGATGATTGAAGCTCAAGAGCTTCTGGAGTTACATTTCTAGAGGTTTGAAAAGCTGCAGCGTTTAAGAATGCATTTGCTGTATTATTATATACAGAGAATCCGAATTGTCCTGTAAAAAATGCTGATACATCCCAGTTTTTGACTGTCAAATTTAGTGCTAAACCTGTAGTAATATCCGGTACAGCATCTTCATCTACAAAATCCTTGTCATCTGCATTGAAATTTGGATTACCATCTGCATCTTCAGAATAAGTAGCCATGTAGTATGAAAAAAGCGATCTTCCTTCACCAAGACGTTGTGCAAATGCACCTGTAAGCCCAGGACCGTTCAATACACCAAAATCTGCAGTAGCTCCTTTTAATCCTTCTACGGTGTTGTCATTGTAGGCTATATTGAAAGATGTAGAAAAGGTAACATCATCCGATTGGATGAAATCGTAATTTAGACCAAGCTCAACACCTTGGTTTATTAAAGTACCATCTTCTAAGTTAGTAAATTTAAAAGGGTCAAAAGCTGGTGCCGCCGCAGGCTGTCTAAATAATAAATCCTTAGTCTCTCTTCTATATAAATCTATTGATCCATTAAAACGGTCATCTGCAAATCCAAAATCTATACCTAAGTTGTAATCTGTAGTAGATTCCCATTTTAAATCTGAATTTTGTACAGCAACCGTTTCTGTACCGGGTCTGTTTATACTGCCGTCATTATCTATAGTAGGTTTGCTATAACGAACTCTTTTTAGATAGTTGGCGTAACCTAAACCTTCTTGATTACCTGTTGAACCAGCACTTACTCTAAGTTTAAGAGTAGAGAATGCATCCCCAATGAAGTCTTCATCACCTAATTGCCATGCAAATGCACCAGAAGGGAAGTAGCCGTATTTGTTGTTCGTACCAAATCTTGAAGAACCATCAGCTCTAAGTGTTACGGTAAATAAATATTTGCTGTTCAAAGAGTAGTTGATTCTACCGAAAAACGACTGCAACTCATCCGTATTATCAAAAGCATCACCCCATGCTGATCGAAAAGAATTTGATTTTGTTCCTAAAGTGCCAGCATCATTAAAAGGGTTTAGCGAGTTTACGAAACTGTCATCGGCATCATACCCAAACTGTTGGTAAGGAGTATTTATAGAATAACGTAAGTCATATATAGATTGCTTTAACTCTTGACCTATTCTATCAAGGTTGTTAAGGGATGTTCCCCAGCCTTGAGAGTTTATACCTTGTCTCTGAAAATCTTGAAAAGTGAAACCTACAATAGCATCTATTGATGAGTTTGTAAACTCTTTTTTGTAATTCAAAGTAGCTTCCAACAATTTGCTGGTGGCTTCTAGCGTGTTGAATGCTGCTTGACCATTATCAACAACTCTATCAAAATTTCTTACTCCCGGAGATATGACTGTAATTGCTTGCGCATCTGATCTGTCATAACCAACTGATATCTTTGCGGTAAGTTCTTCTGTAAGGTCATATTCCGCCGAAAGGTTGGTTAAAAACCTATCAGTATGCGTTTCCGATTGCCAGTTGGCTAAGTAGTTTGCTGGATTTACAAGATTTCCATCTATACTAAATGTACTACTTGAAGGCCAAGTTGGGTTAGCTGCATAAGCTGCACCAATTAAGTTTCCACTTGATCCTGAAGCACCACTAATTGGCGGAGCTTCATCATTTACTCTAGAAAGGGTAGATTGAAAATTAATTCTTAATTTATCATCTAAAAATCTTTGAGCTATGTTTACTCTACCTGTAATTCTTTCTTGTGAAGATTTTTGAATTACACCAAATTGCTTTCCATAAGAAAAAGTAGCTCTTACGTTTCCACTACCGTAGTTATTGCTATAAGCTAAGTTTTGGTTCTGAGAAGCAGTATTTCTAGTAATGTAATCCTGCCAATCTGTATTTTGTCCAAAATCTAAGCCGTCTGCAATTTCTTGAGATCGTAAGCTTGCTGATCTAGAAATAAATTCAGGTCCATCAAACAAGTCGTATTCGTCTGCTGGTGAAGAAACACTAAATGTTGAGTTGAATTCCCAGTTTCCTCCTGCACCTGCTTTTCCACTTTTAGTGGTTACGATAACCACACCATTTGCACCCCTTGATCCGTAGATTGCTGTTGCAGAAGCATCTTTCAATATAGAGATACTTTCAATATCACTAGGGTTTATAAAGCTTAGAGGGTTTTTTGTTGCATTTCCTCCGTTAACAATATCTCCACCGCTTGGAGTAGTGGATTCCCCTGAAAGCGGAACACCATCAACTACAAATAATGGATTGTTGTTAGAACGAATTGAATTTGCTCCTCTAATACGAATATTAACGCCAGCTCCAGGTTCTCCACTTGATTGTGAAATCTGTACCCCAGCACTTTTACCTTGTATTAGTTGTTCAGGAGACGCTATAACACCTCCGTTGAAATCTTCGGCCTTTACTGCGGTAACTGATCCCGTAGCATCCTTTATAGTAGTTGAGCCATAACCTATAATAACAACCTCATCCAAAGCTTGAGCGTCTTCTTGTAAGGTAATGTTAAGTGTAGATTGACCATTAACCGGTACTTCTTGAGAAGCATAGCCAATGTAGCTAAATATTAATGTAGCATCTTCGGGCACGCCGCTTATTGCGTAGTTCCCATCAAAATCCGTTTGTGCTCCAGTAGTTGTGCCTTTAATAACAACACTTGCTCCCGGCAAAGGGCCACTGGCGTCGGAAACGGTTCCCGATACATCCTGAGCCTGTGCTATGCCAAAGCTTAGAAAAGCCGCAACCATAACCAGGTTTTTTAGTAGCATAATCTTCATAAATGAATTGTTTTAAGTTGAGTTAAATTATAATATAATGTTAAATGTATACAAAATCGATGTTAATACCTGCTAATTGCCACAAGCTAAAACTACGAAAACGGTTTCGTGTTAATAACTTTCATAAAATTCGATACTATTAAAAATTATATCGAATTAATATTGAATCAATAAAAAATGTGGCTGAAAATGGGGAGACGGTATCTAATTCCAAATATACAGATTTCTTTCCAATTGAAAAATGGTCGAAATCTGATGATGAATAGTTAAGATTGTTAAAAATTATAGAAGGTTATCATTTGCCCATATTAAAGTTTAATTTCACTACCCAAAAGTCATAAGATTTGAAGCGAAAGATTACTCTAAAACAAATTGCACGAGAATTAGGCGTGTCTATCTCTACGGTTTCAAAATCGTTAAAAGACAGCGATGAGATAAGTACGGACACCAAACAAAAGGTACAAGCCTTTGCCAAACTTTACAATTATAGGCCTAATAATATAGCCCTTAGCCTTAAAAATAGAAGGACTAAAAATATAGGAGTCGTCATTCCGGATATTGTTCATCATTTTTTTACGACTGTTTTTAGGGGTATTGAGAAATATGCCAATGAACATGGTTATAATGTGGTGGTATGTGTTTCTGACGAGTCTTATGAAAAAGAAGTGTTCAATATGGAGCTTTTAGCGAATGGAAGTATTGACGGTTTTATAATGTCCGTTTCTGCCGAAACGCAACAAAAGAATGATTTCAGCCATTTAAAAGAAGTGATGGAACAAGGTTTTCCATTGGTTTTATTTGATCGAGTAATAGATGAAATTGAATGCGACAAAGTAGTAATGAACGACGAGCAAATTGCTTATGAGGCAACTACAAAAATGATAGCCGAAGGCAGAAAAAGAATTGCACTGGTTACTACGGAAAGCTATTTTAATGTAAGTGAAAAGAGGGCGGAAGGCTATAAAAGAGCATTGAAAGACCATGATATAGATTATGATGAAAAACTAACCTTGGTTTTGCCATTTAAAGGTATTGAGGAGTCCTATATAGAAGACTTTGTAAAAAATGTAGGATTTGATGGTGCGCTTTGTGTGAACGAAATCTTTGCTGTTCTTTTAATGGCCATGTCGCAAAAGAAGGGTTTAAGGGTTCCGGAAGATATTTCGGTAATCGGTTTCACAGATGGCCTGTTATCTAGATATTCAACACCTACGTTAACTACCGTTGCACAACATGGGGAGCGAATGGGAGAGATTGCAGCTAAAATGCTGGTAGAAAAACTTGAAACTGAAATTGGTTTTCACGAAGAGGAAGTGTATAGCACTGAAATTATTGAGGCGACTCTTATAGAACGAGGGTCAACCATAAACAAATAGAGTGAAGACAGGTTTGATATTGTACTAGATTCAATTCGTAACGGTTAACCTATTTAGAATTTAATAAGTGGAAATTATATGAGTATATCAGCATTTATATTTGACTTGGACGGTGTTATTGTGGATACCGCAAAATATCATTATTTAGCTTGGAGAAAACTGGCCAATGAGCTTGGTTTTGAATTTACAAAAGAGCAAAATGAACTGTTTAAGGGGGTAAGCCGTAAAAGATGTCTAGAGATTCTATTGGACATCGGAGGCATTACGGCAACCCAAGAACAATTTGATAAGTGGATGATTGAGAAAAATGAGGACTATCTAGAATATATAGAAAAGATGGATGAGTCGGAAATTCTTCCGGATGTGCCAAAGGTTCTCAATTTTCTAAAGGAAAGAAATATTCCTATTGCTTTAGGTTCGGCTAGTAAAAATGCGAGACCTATTCTAGAAAAAGTACACCTATTGTCTTATTTTGATGCCATTGTAGACGGTAATGATGTGACAAAAGCAAAGCCAGACCCAGAAGTATTTTTAATTGCCGCTAGAAAATTGAAAACAGCACCTGAAAAATGTCTTGTTTTTGAGGATGCAGTAGCGGGAATACAAGCAGCAAATAATGCTAAAATGTT includes:
- the pgmB gene encoding beta-phosphoglucomutase — its product is MSISAFIFDLDGVIVDTAKYHYLAWRKLANELGFEFTKEQNELFKGVSRKRCLEILLDIGGITATQEQFDKWMIEKNEDYLEYIEKMDESEILPDVPKVLNFLKERNIPIALGSASKNARPILEKVHLLSYFDAIVDGNDVTKAKPDPEVFLIAARKLKTAPEKCLVFEDAVAGIQAANNAKMLSIGIGHPDILSEAKYNFKDFSEMSIEFLSDLISE
- a CDS encoding LacI family DNA-binding transcriptional regulator; the protein is MKRKITLKQIARELGVSISTVSKSLKDSDEISTDTKQKVQAFAKLYNYRPNNIALSLKNRRTKNIGVVIPDIVHHFFTTVFRGIEKYANEHGYNVVVCVSDESYEKEVFNMELLANGSIDGFIMSVSAETQQKNDFSHLKEVMEQGFPLVLFDRVIDEIECDKVVMNDEQIAYEATTKMIAEGRKRIALVTTESYFNVSEKRAEGYKRALKDHDIDYDEKLTLVLPFKGIEESYIEDFVKNVGFDGALCVNEIFAVLLMAMSQKKGLRVPEDISVIGFTDGLLSRYSTPTLTTVAQHGERMGEIAAKMLVEKLETEIGFHEEEVYSTEIIEATLIERGSTINK
- a CDS encoding SusC/RagA family TonB-linked outer membrane protein, with amino-acid sequence MKIMLLKNLVMVAAFLSFGIAQAQDVSGTVSDASGPLPGASVVIKGTTTGAQTDFDGNYAISGVPEDATLIFSYIGYASQEVPVNGQSTLNITLQEDAQALDEVVIIGYGSTTIKDATGSVTAVKAEDFNGGVIASPEQLIQGKSAGVQISQSSGEPGAGVNIRIRGANSIRSNNNPLFVVDGVPLSGESTTPSGGDIVNGGNATKNPLSFINPSDIESISILKDASATAIYGSRGANGVVIVTTKSGKAGAGGNWEFNSTFSVSSPADEYDLFDGPEFISRSASLRSQEIADGLDFGQNTDWQDYITRNTASQNQNLAYSNNYGSGNVRATFSYGKQFGVIQKSSQERITGRVNIAQRFLDDKLRINFQSTLSRVNDEAPPISGASGSSGNLIGAAYAANPTWPSSSTFSIDGNLVNPANYLANWQSETHTDRFLTNLSAEYDLTEELTAKISVGYDRSDAQAITVISPGVRNFDRVVDNGQAAFNTLEATSKLLEATLNYKKEFTNSSIDAIVGFTFQDFQRQGINSQGWGTSLNNLDRIGQELKQSIYDLRYSINTPYQQFGYDADDSFVNSLNPFNDAGTLGTKSNSFRSAWGDAFDNTDELQSFFGRINYSLNSKYLFTVTLRADGSSRFGTNNKYGYFPSGAFAWQLGDEDFIGDAFSTLKLRVSAGSTGNQEGLGYANYLKRVRYSKPTIDNDGSINRPGTETVAVQNSDLKWESTTDYNLGIDFGFADDRFNGSIDLYRRETKDLLFRQPAAAPAFDPFKFTNLEDGTLINQGVELGLNYDFIQSDDVTFSTSFNIAYNDNTVEGLKGATADFGVLNGPGLTGAFAQRLGEGRSLFSYYMATYSEDADGNPNFNADDKDFVDEDAVPDITTGLALNLTVKNWDVSAFFTGQFGFSVYNNTANAFLNAAAFQTSRNVTPEALELQSSEVSTLYLEKGDFVRMQNASIGYNVPLSGKGALNSLRLSLTGQNLFLITDYSGLDPEVSSSTSSDGDFTGGIPSQGIDYTSFPRPRTFTLGINARF